In Mycoplasmopsis cynos, the following are encoded in one genomic region:
- a CDS encoding RNA-binding S4 domain-containing protein: MIIKIKSEFIKISQLLKFSKIINTGGEIKKFLEDNHVTLNGKKITSRSSKVRPGDIVWINEDSVLNIEEDE, translated from the coding sequence ATGATAATAAAAATAAAAAGTGAATTTATAAAAATTTCTCAATTATTAAAATTTTCAAAAATTATAAACACAGGCGGCGAAATAAAAAAATTTTTAGAAGACAATCATGTAACTTTAAATGGCAAAAAAATTACATCAAGGAGTTCAAAAGTAAGGCCTGGTGATATTGTGTGAATAAACGAAGATTCTGTATTGAATATAGAAGAAGATGAATAG
- the rpsP gene encoding 30S ribosomal protein S16, which yields MVKIRLKRMGSKFKPVYKIVVADARAPRDGKFIEALGHYNPNTKELVLNKELTNKWLSLGAKPTDTVSTLMKRNK from the coding sequence ATGGTAAAGATTAGATTAAAAAGAATGGGTAGCAAGTTTAAACCAGTATATAAAATAGTTGTTGCTGATGCTAGAGCTCCCCGTGATGGAAAATTTATTGAGGCACTTGGTCATTATAATCCAAATACGAAAGAACTTGTTTTAAATAAAGAATTAACTAATAAATGACTTTCTTTAGGCGCTAAACCAACAGACACTGTTTCAACATTGATGAAGAGAAATAAATAA
- the trmD gene encoding tRNA (guanosine(37)-N1)-methyltransferase TrmD encodes MKVNFLTIFPNYFQPFKDESIINKALNKKIIDINVIDFREFSKNKHKKVDDEIYGGGHGLLLQIEPIDLALESLENKGGYKILVSPQGKTFNQTIANWLSDKKEITFICGRYEGFDERIVDLVDAELSIGDFVLTGGELPAMVMADSIIRLVPGVINKDSYQNDSFQNKGLLDYPQYTRPREYKGKKVPEVLFNGNHKEINEWKLKAQWEKTLKNRPDIIERLENEK; translated from the coding sequence ATGAAAGTTAATTTCTTAACAATATTTCCAAATTATTTTCAACCATTTAAAGATGAAAGCATAATTAACAAAGCTTTAAATAAAAAAATAATTGATATAAACGTCATAGATTTTAGAGAATTTTCGAAAAACAAACATAAAAAAGTTGATGATGAAATATATGGCGGCGGTCATGGTTTATTGTTACAAATAGAACCGATTGATTTAGCATTAGAAAGCTTAGAAAATAAAGGAGGCTATAAAATATTAGTTTCACCACAAGGTAAAACATTTAATCAAACTATAGCCAATTGACTTTCTGATAAAAAAGAAATAACTTTTATTTGCGGTAGGTATGAAGGTTTTGATGAAAGGATAGTAGATCTTGTTGATGCGGAATTATCTATTGGTGATTTTGTTTTAACAGGAGGGGAGTTACCCGCGATGGTAATGGCGGATAGTATTATAAGACTTGTTCCCGGTGTTATAAATAAAGATTCGTATCAAAATGATTCATTCCAAAATAAAGGATTATTAGATTATCCGCAATATACAAGACCAAGGGAATATAAAGGAAAAAAAGTTCCCGAAGTATTATTTAATGGAAATCATAAAGAAATTAATGAATGAAAATTGAAAGCTCAATGAGAAAAAACTCTAAAAAATAGACCAGACATTATAGAAAGGTTAGAAAATGAGAAATAA
- the rplS gene encoding 50S ribosomal protein L19, giving the protein MRNKLLEIVEKPQLRTDIIEFKTGDNVKVHVRIREGEKERIQVFEGLVISKKESGTRESFTVRKISYGIGVERTFPVNSPLIAHIEVVRSNKVRRKRLFYMRNRKGKSARLKEIKK; this is encoded by the coding sequence ATGAGAAATAAATTATTAGAAATAGTAGAAAAACCACAATTACGTACCGATATTATTGAATTTAAAACAGGAGATAATGTTAAAGTTCACGTACGTATACGTGAAGGTGAAAAAGAACGTATTCAGGTTTTTGAAGGTTTAGTCATATCTAAAAAGGAATCAGGGACTAGAGAAAGTTTTACAGTTAGAAAAATTTCATATGGTATTGGTGTAGAAAGAACATTTCCTGTTAATTCACCATTAATCGCGCATATTGAAGTTGTTAGATCAAATAAAGTTCGTAGAAAAAGATTGTTCTATATGAGAAACCGTAAAGGAAAAAGTGCCCGTCTTAAAGAAATTAAAAAATAA
- the ligA gene encoding NAD-dependent DNA ligase LigA, translating to MNINQNIKKKIDELVDKINKWNHEYYVLSEPSISDNKYDIELRKLEILEQQYPEFISINSPTKKVGGNIVKGFKEFKHNSPMLSLAKAYSKQDLEKFYNDVIKKISKKVEFSLEPKIDGASISLHYEEGILVRAVTRGTGQIGNDITNNIKEIADVPKIINYKKTLEVRGEVYLPKSQFVLINQKRVLNNEKPFANPRNAASGTIQQLDNSTIKERNLSTIIYNIVDPLEHNIQTQTDAIHKLKTLGFNTSPYIEKSSLFEEIWNYVFKFKELKKSFDFECDGFVLKVNKFDLWNNFGLTAKFPKYAIAYKFETEEAKSIIKNIIPTVGRTGKISYIAEIEPVTLAQTTVRKATLHNSEFIKELNINIGDEIILIKSGEIIPKITGLSKKHSINYYEKIKYCPSCDSILVNLDNLVDQFCLNANCNEKKIRSIIHFTSKKALDINTLGEKNIELFYKYGFISDLISIFKLKNFKNEILKLRNFQETKINKILDSIEKAKNTQFLNVLYGIGIKHIGLSVAEIIAEKISNFKELININFEELEKVNTIGPSIIYELKEYIKQNKDLLIKFDEIFKYQTHSTKKSHTLNNLSFVITGKLNYSRSFYEQKIKENNGRLLKSVNKNLDYLITNEKNTNSSKMIAALKYDIKIINEEQFLKLIKKDEK from the coding sequence ATGAATATAAACCAAAATATCAAAAAAAAGATTGATGAATTAGTTGATAAAATCAATAAGTGAAATCATGAATATTATGTTCTTTCTGAACCTTCTATATCAGATAATAAATATGATATAGAATTAAGAAAATTAGAAATTCTTGAGCAACAATATCCAGAATTTATTTCAATTAATTCTCCAACAAAAAAAGTTGGCGGTAATATTGTTAAAGGCTTTAAAGAGTTTAAACATAATAGTCCTATGCTTTCTTTGGCAAAAGCATACTCAAAACAAGATTTAGAAAAATTTTATAATGATGTAATTAAAAAAATAAGTAAAAAAGTTGAGTTTAGCTTGGAACCGAAAATTGATGGTGCATCAATTTCTTTACATTATGAAGAAGGAATTTTGGTTAGAGCTGTAACTCGAGGAACTGGACAAATCGGAAATGATATCACTAATAACATTAAAGAAATAGCTGATGTTCCAAAAATAATTAATTATAAAAAAACATTAGAAGTTAGGGGTGAAGTTTATCTACCAAAATCTCAATTTGTTCTAATCAATCAAAAAAGAGTTTTAAATAATGAAAAACCTTTTGCAAATCCAAGAAATGCAGCTTCTGGAACAATTCAACAATTAGATAATTCAACAATTAAAGAAAGAAATTTATCAACCATTATTTATAATATTGTTGATCCGTTAGAACATAATATACAGACACAAACGGACGCTATACATAAATTAAAAACCTTAGGCTTTAATACTAGCCCCTACATAGAGAAAAGCAGTCTCTTTGAGGAGATTTGAAACTATGTTTTTAAGTTTAAAGAATTAAAAAAATCATTTGATTTTGAATGTGATGGTTTTGTTTTAAAAGTAAATAAATTTGATTTATGAAACAATTTTGGTTTAACTGCAAAATTCCCAAAATATGCAATTGCTTACAAATTCGAAACAGAAGAAGCAAAATCAATTATTAAAAATATAATTCCAACAGTTGGAAGAACAGGAAAAATTAGTTATATCGCAGAAATTGAGCCTGTTACATTAGCTCAAACCACTGTCAGAAAAGCAACTCTTCATAATAGTGAATTTATAAAAGAATTAAATATAAATATTGGGGATGAAATAATCTTAATAAAATCAGGTGAAATAATTCCTAAAATTACAGGATTAAGTAAAAAGCACTCGATAAATTATTATGAAAAAATTAAATATTGCCCAAGTTGTGATTCTATATTGGTTAATCTTGATAACTTAGTTGATCAATTTTGTTTAAATGCAAATTGTAATGAAAAAAAGATTCGTTCAATAATACACTTCACAAGCAAAAAAGCACTCGACATCAATACTTTAGGCGAAAAAAATATCGAATTATTTTATAAATACGGTTTTATTAGTGATTTAATTTCCATTTTCAAATTAAAAAATTTTAAAAATGAGATTTTAAAACTAAGAAATTTTCAAGAAACTAAAATAAATAAAATACTAGATAGTATCGAAAAAGCGAAAAACACACAATTTTTAAATGTTCTATATGGAATTGGTATAAAACACATCGGGCTTTCTGTTGCTGAAATTATTGCAGAAAAAATTAGTAATTTTAAGGAATTAATAAATATAAATTTTGAAGAATTAGAAAAAGTAAACACTATTGGCCCTTCAATTATTTATGAATTAAAAGAGTATATAAAGCAGAATAAAGACTTATTAATTAAATTTGATGAAATATTTAAATATCAAACCCATTCTACTAAAAAAAGTCATACTTTAAATAATCTTTCTTTTGTAATTACAGGAAAATTAAATTATTCAAGATCGTTCTATGAACAAAAAATAAAAGAAAATAACGGAAGATTATTGAAAAGCGTTAATAAAAATTTAGACTATTTAATAACTAATGAAAAAAATACAAATAGTTCAAAAATGATTGCTGCATTAAAATATGATATAAAAATAATAAACGAAGAGCAATTTTTAAAATTAATTAAAAAGGATGAAAAATAA
- the tsaD gene encoding tRNA (adenosine(37)-N6)-threonylcarbamoyltransferase complex transferase subunit TsaD, translated as MLILGIETSHDDTSLALLEDGKVLDMWTISQIDIFKEFGGTIPELASREHVKNISIIQKIIQKKYDLTKISYIAYTKEPGLIGSLQIGFLFANALSISLNKPLIPINHLNGHFLSATITHKITFPALCLLVSGGHTQLIYSKDIDDISIIGETLDDAVGEAFDKISSKLGLGFPGGPIIDKLFNEYNGEFIKLTKPKTENELDFSFSGLKTQVLNIVNQAQMKNQKINKVQIATSFQRTAVDYLIYKTKLALDKYNVKTLVLGGGVSANKLLRSEFIKLHKNTIIPDLKYSTDNGAMIAQSAYLKVLKNKK; from the coding sequence ATGCTTATTTTAGGTATTGAAACATCACACGATGATACTTCACTTGCTCTATTAGAAGATGGAAAAGTTTTAGATATGTGAACAATTTCTCAAATTGACATTTTTAAAGAATTTGGGGGCACTATTCCAGAACTAGCTTCAAGAGAGCATGTAAAAAATATTTCAATAATTCAAAAAATTATTCAAAAAAAATATGACTTAACAAAAATTAGTTATATAGCATACACAAAAGAGCCTGGTCTAATCGGTTCATTACAAATTGGGTTTTTATTTGCAAATGCTTTATCAATTTCATTAAATAAGCCACTTATTCCAATCAATCATCTAAATGGTCATTTTCTTTCTGCTACAATAACTCACAAAATAACCTTCCCTGCTTTATGTTTACTTGTTTCTGGGGGACATACTCAATTAATTTATTCAAAAGATATTGATGATATTAGTATAATTGGCGAAACTTTAGATGACGCTGTGGGAGAAGCTTTTGACAAAATTTCAAGTAAATTAGGTTTAGGCTTTCCTGGTGGGCCCATTATTGATAAATTATTTAATGAATATAATGGAGAATTTATCAAACTAACTAAACCAAAAACTGAAAATGAGTTAGATTTTTCATTTAGTGGTTTAAAAACACAAGTATTAAACATTGTAAATCAAGCCCAAATGAAAAATCAAAAAATTAATAAGGTGCAAATCGCAACAAGTTTTCAAAGAACTGCGGTTGATTATCTAATTTATAAAACTAAATTAGCGCTTGATAAATATAATGTCAAAACTTTAGTTTTAGGTGGTGGTGTAAGTGCTAATAAATTATTAAGATCAGAATTCATAAAGCTACATAAAAATACTATAATTCCTGATCTTAAGTATTCAACTGACAATGGTGCAATGATTGCTCAATCAGCATATTTAAAAGTATTAAAGAATAAAAAATAG
- the tsaB gene encoding tRNA (adenosine(37)-N6)-threonylcarbamoyltransferase complex dimerization subunit type 1 TsaB produces the protein MNIFLDTATTDFVLILFTNEFKVIDYVHYKNYKKKVELIVDEFKYILQKNNINIGDIKAFYTNLGPGFFTGIRSSLIFLRTIALILNQKIYTTNTFEILNFINNDKKDFILDAQGQKYFFLTYNDFDSKDYLKKIKILNQQNLPLSNLNYDDLIKNFSKIKNIFTLESELINIEPLYIKKPQIGGK, from the coding sequence ATGAATATTTTTTTAGATACTGCTACCACTGATTTTGTATTAATTTTATTTACAAATGAATTTAAAGTTATTGATTATGTACACTATAAAAATTATAAAAAAAAGGTGGAACTAATAGTTGATGAATTCAAATACATTTTGCAAAAAAATAACATTAATATAGGTGATATAAAAGCTTTTTACACTAATTTAGGACCTGGTTTTTTTACCGGGATTAGATCATCGTTAATTTTTTTAAGAACAATAGCATTAATATTAAACCAAAAAATTTATACTACTAATACATTTGAAATTTTAAATTTTATAAATAATGATAAAAAAGATTTCATTTTAGACGCACAAGGACAAAAATATTTTTTTCTAACATATAACGATTTTGATTCAAAAGATTATTTAAAAAAAATTAAAATACTTAATCAACAAAATCTTCCTTTAAGTAATCTTAATTATGATGACTTAATTAAAAATTTTTCTAAAATAAAAAATATTTTCACTTTAGAAAGTGAACTTATAAATATTGAGCCTTTATATATAAAGAAACCTCAAATCGGGGGTAAATAA
- the tsaE gene encoding tRNA (adenosine(37)-N6)-threonylcarbamoyltransferase complex ATPase subunit type 1 TsaE: protein MKKKEYKLNNESELDIIINDWIDDIRDVKIVLLNGELGSGKTTFVKKLAKKLGIVENITSPSFNYMKNYNGLIHIDLYNYKGDIEEFEDYFEDNIIAIEWANLFKLDYKSYILVQTTLNNDQTHTFRIEKK, encoded by the coding sequence ATGAAGAAAAAAGAATATAAACTTAACAATGAATCAGAATTAGACATTATCATTAATGATTGAATTGATGATATAAGAGATGTAAAAATTGTTTTACTTAATGGTGAATTAGGTTCTGGTAAAACTACTTTTGTAAAAAAACTTGCGAAAAAACTTGGAATTGTTGAAAATATCACTTCTCCTTCATTCAATTATATGAAAAATTACAATGGTTTAATACATATTGATTTATATAATTATAAAGGTGATATCGAAGAATTTGAAGACTATTTCGAAGATAATATCATAGCAATTGAATGAGCTAATTTATTCAAATTAGATTATAAATCATATATCTTAGTTCAGACTACATTAAATAATGATCAAACACATACGTTTAGAATAGAGAAAAAATAA
- a CDS encoding DegV family protein — translation MKDIAIVIDSSCGLNKYQAEKFGYYFLPLQIEINEKKYNDGIDFDNKNFFDFFNLQSKSAKTSATPLGYSKNLLEDLALKYQKVVVFPISSKLSSQYNSLKLISNNIKNIYIVDSVDVAQTILFRIEKFKKSLIKNGFEYAFSEASKWSNKELDITLLPKHNEYLVKGGRLSKGAATIAKLFKIVPLIRFENGSLEKQGKGRIFFKSLQNVLDEKFQIKENNDELVLLGSMTQDMVSLSKYANEKYSLNPIILPIPNVISVHTGPEAIVIIKGKYLSSALDKYSGLYEEKRI, via the coding sequence ATGAAAGATATTGCTATTGTTATTGATTCATCATGTGGTTTAAATAAATACCAAGCTGAAAAATTTGGTTATTATTTTTTACCTCTTCAAATTGAAATAAATGAAAAAAAATACAATGATGGAATTGATTTTGATAACAAAAATTTCTTTGATTTTTTTAATCTTCAGTCAAAATCAGCTAAAACATCTGCAACTCCACTAGGATACTCAAAAAATCTTTTAGAAGATTTGGCATTGAAATATCAAAAAGTAGTTGTTTTCCCCATTTCTTCTAAATTATCTAGTCAGTACAACTCCTTAAAACTAATTTCAAATAATATAAAAAATATCTATATCGTTGATTCCGTTGATGTTGCGCAAACAATTTTATTTAGGATAGAAAAATTCAAAAAAAGTTTGATCAAAAATGGATTTGAATATGCTTTTAGCGAAGCTTCAAAATGGTCAAATAAAGAGTTGGATATAACTTTATTACCAAAACATAATGAATACTTGGTGAAAGGAGGAAGATTATCAAAAGGTGCTGCTACAATAGCTAAATTATTTAAAATAGTTCCTTTGATTAGATTCGAAAATGGTTCACTAGAAAAACAAGGGAAAGGAAGGATATTTTTTAAATCATTGCAAAATGTTCTTGATGAAAAATTTCAAATAAAAGAAAATAACGATGAACTAGTTTTACTAGGGAGCATGACACAAGATATGGTATCTTTATCTAAATACGCTAATGAAAAATATTCTTTAAATCCAATTATATTGCCAATTCCAAATGTTATTTCAGTGCATACTGGACCAGAAGCTATCGTTATTATAAAGGGAAAGTATTTATCAAGCGCCTTAGATAAATACTCAGGTCTCTATGAAGAAAAAAGAATATAA
- the tapR gene encoding TyrS-associated PheT N-terminal domain-related protein TapR: protein MIIINNISDFFDNSAIIFVNSKIKKEKTIILNDLVFFIDSLNKINSINILNAKKYLIKNKKFYVDKIENYALIKQIANENNLIFDVPKKFVYAEIKARKTHPRSEKLFVLNLFDGTSIFDIVTNTLETEQGRVIVIALPGSTTFSGKDILEGKVLDINSPGMVVSYRTLGINRDGLIFGTKDDIGKEFEF from the coding sequence ATGATTATTATTAATAATATAAGTGATTTTTTTGATAATTCAGCCATAATTTTTGTAAATTCTAAAATAAAAAAAGAGAAAACAATAATATTAAATGATTTAGTTTTTTTTATTGATTCATTAAATAAAATTAATAGTATTAATATTTTAAATGCTAAAAAGTATTTGATTAAAAATAAAAAATTTTATGTAGACAAAATAGAAAACTATGCATTAATAAAACAAATAGCAAATGAAAATAATCTTATTTTTGATGTTCCCAAAAAATTTGTTTATGCAGAAATAAAAGCGAGAAAAACACACCCGAGGTCTGAGAAGCTTTTTGTTTTGAATTTATTTGATGGAACTTCAATTTTTGATATTGTTACAAATACATTAGAAACAGAACAGGGTAGGGTTATTGTTATTGCATTACCTGGCTCAACAACATTTAGTGGTAAAGATATTTTAGAAGGGAAGGTACTTGATATTAATAGTCCCGGTATGGTTGTGAGTTATAGAACGCTAGGAATAAATAGAGATGGTCTAATTTTTGGAACAAAGGATGATATAGGCAAGGAGTTTGAATTTTAA
- the tyrS gene encoding tyrosine--tRNA ligase: protein MNIINDLKDRGILKDITNIEKFQNIDSQAFIYSGFDPTAKSLHLGNYIQISVLLRLKKAGINVIALVGGATGIIGDPSFRSSERVMLDDKEILNNKSSIIKQLQKFDLKVIDNFDFYNNMSILDFLKNVGTLININYLLSKDSITSRLDNGLSFTEFTYSLIQGWDFYKLYKDYNVYGQFGGSDQWGNITTGLEIISKKEGANHKGFAFTTNLLTDQTGKKFGKSTGGGSLWLNPELTKPYQMYQFLLNQPDEEVEKLLKWLTFLELSEIDKIIKEHNLDPKKRHAQKQLAYQIIKDIHGQNEANASKSLSSILFDKDLDISKISINDIELIMNELKVLEVKKNENLIESLIELKVVKSKREAREFIEKGAIKLNLKSIDESQKNYSEFFDNYYAILHIGKKNIYLLKIIE from the coding sequence ATGAATATTATTAACGATTTAAAAGATAGAGGAATTTTAAAAGACATTACTAATATTGAAAAATTTCAAAATATAGATAGTCAAGCTTTTATTTATTCTGGTTTTGACCCAACTGCTAAAAGTTTGCATTTAGGAAACTATATTCAAATTTCTGTTCTTTTAAGACTAAAAAAAGCGGGAATTAATGTAATTGCTCTTGTTGGTGGAGCGACCGGAATTATTGGGGATCCCTCATTTAGATCTTCAGAACGTGTAATGCTTGATGATAAGGAAATTTTAAACAATAAATCAAGCATTATAAAGCAGTTACAAAAGTTTGATTTAAAAGTTATTGACAATTTTGATTTTTATAATAATATGTCAATTTTAGATTTTTTAAAAAATGTTGGAACATTAATAAATATCAATTACTTGTTATCAAAAGATTCAATCACTTCAAGATTAGATAATGGTTTAAGTTTTACAGAATTTACATATAGTTTAATTCAAGGTTGAGATTTTTATAAACTATATAAAGATTATAACGTTTATGGACAATTTGGTGGTTCTGACCAATGAGGAAATATTACAACGGGATTAGAAATTATTTCAAAAAAAGAAGGGGCAAATCATAAAGGATTTGCATTTACAACTAATTTATTGACAGATCAAACCGGCAAGAAGTTTGGTAAATCAACCGGAGGCGGAAGTCTGTGATTAAATCCCGAATTAACAAAGCCATATCAAATGTATCAATTTTTGTTAAATCAACCTGATGAAGAGGTTGAAAAATTATTAAAATGATTAACTTTTTTAGAATTGAGTGAAATTGATAAAATAATTAAAGAACACAATTTAGATCCTAAAAAAAGACATGCGCAAAAACAATTAGCATATCAAATAATTAAGGATATACATGGACAAAATGAAGCAAACGCATCAAAATCATTAAGTTCAATTTTATTTGATAAGGATCTTGATATTTCTAAAATATCTATAAATGATATTGAGTTAATAATGAATGAGCTAAAAGTTTTAGAAGTTAAAAAGAATGAAAACTTAATTGAGTCTTTAATTGAGCTAAAAGTTGTTAAGTCAAAAAGAGAAGCAAGAGAATTTATTGAAAAAGGGGCAATTAAATTGAATCTTAAAAGCATTGATGAAAGTCAAAAAAATTACTCAGAATTTTTTGATAACTATTATGCTATTTTACATATCGGAAAAAAGAATATTTATCTTTTAAAAATAATTGAATAA
- a CDS encoding DJ-1/PfpI family protein: MNLLVIIEDNFKDVELVTPLTIFQTSQKFNKIDFYNPTLKVAKGVNGLAKIENIHNEININDYDMVFIPGGPGSQDLRKNLKSINIIKQLYEKMNKKLVAICDAPNVLSEHKIIQNEKFSSYPTDWSSEYRTSNWTTELISKSNNKLYTGNSPYSSAKLAFMVIVEVFGYDVALKTYQIFAGSPDAKEIVL, encoded by the coding sequence ATGAATTTACTTGTTATTATAGAAGATAATTTTAAAGACGTAGAATTAGTTACTCCATTAACTATTTTTCAAACCTCACAAAAATTTAATAAAATTGATTTTTATAACCCGACATTAAAAGTTGCAAAGGGCGTTAATGGGCTTGCAAAAATTGAAAATATTCACAATGAAATTAATATTAATGATTACGATATGGTTTTTATTCCTGGTGGTCCAGGATCCCAAGATTTAAGAAAAAACTTAAAATCAATTAATATAATTAAACAATTATATGAAAAAATGAATAAAAAGCTTGTAGCTATTTGTGATGCTCCAAATGTTCTAAGTGAACACAAAATAATTCAAAATGAAAAATTTTCTTCATACCCGACAGATTGAAGTTCTGAATATCGCACATCCAATTGGACAACAGAGTTAATTTCAAAGTCAAACAATAAACTTTACACTGGAAATTCTCCATATTCTTCAGCTAAATTAGCATTTATGGTTATTGTTGAAGTTTTTGGTTATGATGTTGCGTTAAAGACATATCAAATTTTCGCAGGTTCTCCTGATGCAAAAGAAATTGTATTATAA
- a CDS encoding MSC_0882 family membrane protein yields the protein MFKPKRSGQKLELNTAQFNIEKNKESKIYLDPQKQLSPNTYSVIKKEKRVRILSAIFWGLIFSACFIGILLNVTLTLNKEDKKIGYYFLLAIPFIISFLYMVKSLIKISGWKKVQTSFRQSYSNADASASSMFVDIYQALVLKKLRLSWGLAFFLTYFGLFNLLVLILKDQVWEVGNNFDKNSATNGINFHFIIDFAKINISLFGNVNLLLIIDGCIIVGAIALYVLIILYDKKRIQDIQGNFGSSEAAISVKNLVEKRRQKENKAWMRTYIIIFILVILLPFVLLIYLIYKKIIRRKA from the coding sequence ATGTTTAAACCTAAACGTTCTGGTCAGAAATTAGAATTAAATACTGCTCAATTTAATATTGAAAAGAATAAGGAATCAAAAATATACCTTGACCCACAAAAACAATTGAGCCCAAACACTTATTCAGTTATAAAAAAAGAAAAAAGAGTGAGAATTCTTTCAGCTATTTTTTGAGGTTTAATTTTTAGTGCATGTTTTATCGGGATACTTTTAAATGTTACATTAACACTAAATAAAGAAGATAAAAAAATTGGTTATTATTTTCTTTTAGCAATACCTTTTATTATCTCATTCTTATATATGGTAAAAAGCTTAATAAAAATATCTGGATGAAAAAAAGTTCAAACAAGTTTTAGACAAAGTTATTCAAACGCCGACGCCTCAGCAAGTTCAATGTTTGTTGATATATACCAGGCACTAGTACTAAAAAAACTTAGATTATCATGAGGTTTAGCCTTCTTTCTAACATATTTTGGTTTATTTAACTTACTTGTTTTAATTTTAAAAGATCAAGTTTGAGAGGTTGGAAATAATTTTGATAAAAACTCAGCTACAAATGGAATTAATTTTCACTTTATAATTGATTTTGCAAAAATAAATATTTCTTTATTTGGTAATGTAAACCTTTTATTAATTATTGATGGTTGTATAATTGTTGGCGCGATTGCTTTATATGTATTAATTATTCTATATGATAAAAAAAGAATACAAGATATTCAAGGTAATTTTGGTTCAAGTGAAGCAGCAATTTCAGTAAAGAACCTAGTTGAAAAAAGAAGACAAAAAGAAAATAAAGCATGAATGAGAACTTATATCATAATCTTTATTCTAGTTATATTATTACCTTTTGTTCTTTTAATTTACTTAATTTATAAAAAAATCATCAGAAGGAAAGCATAA
- the def gene encoding peptide deformylase, with amino-acid sequence MKKEKKYKINIVELPNDVLRKNSNDIKIPLSKEDEILAEMMIYHIDDSQREGSEFRAGVGVAAVQYGILKNVFYVFLQDNQQNIIFKDVLFNPKIVFASKMQVALNEGEGCLSVPETYPNQEGYVHRSKRIIVDAYSYFEKKFLRYEVSDYLAIIFQHELDHLNGKLFIDRISKKNPWLKKQGVKYI; translated from the coding sequence ATGAAAAAAGAAAAAAAATATAAAATAAACATCGTTGAGCTACCTAATGATGTTTTAAGAAAAAACTCTAATGATATAAAAATTCCATTATCAAAAGAAGATGAAATTTTAGCAGAAATGATGATTTATCACATCGATGATTCTCAAAGAGAAGGCTCAGAATTTAGAGCTGGGGTGGGAGTAGCTGCTGTGCAATACGGAATATTAAAAAATGTTTTTTATGTTTTTTTACAAGATAATCAACAAAACATAATTTTTAAAGATGTCTTATTTAATCCTAAAATTGTTTTTGCAAGTAAAATGCAAGTAGCATTAAATGAAGGCGAAGGTTGTTTAAGTGTTCCTGAAACTTATCCAAATCAAGAAGGATACGTACATAGAAGTAAACGTATAATTGTTGATGCATATAGTTATTTTGAAAAAAAATTTTTAAGATATGAAGTTTCTGATTATCTTGCAATAATTTTTCAACATGAATTAGATCATTTAAATGGAAAGTTATTTATTGATAGAATAAGCAAAAAGAACCCTTGATTAAAAAAACAAGGAGTAAAATACATTTAA